The DNA sequence TTGGTGCCTGCTGGGGTAGCTTTTACAACGTGGTCATCTACCGCGTGCCAGCAGGAAAGTCGGTGGTTAAGCCCGGTTCGCACTGCTACGCCTGCAACACACCGATCAAGTGGTATGACAATCTGCCGATCCTGAGCTGGTGCATTCTTCGGGGCAAGGCCCGCTGCTGTGGTGCGCCGTTCTCCGTGCGCTATGCGATTATCGAGGCGATGACGGGGCTCTTTTACATGACTGCGTGGCTGGTTTACAGCCAGCATCTGGGCGTCGTGGTGGCGATCTGGATCTTCATCGCACTGATGATCTGCAACGCATTCATTGACTACGATACGCAATATCTTCACGACGCCTTTACGGTCTGGGGAATGATGATCGGTGTGGTGCTTTCCGCACTTTACCCAGATCTGCATCAAATGGGCGGCAGCGGCGATCCGATCATGCTCGAGCGTCTTCGTAGTATCGCGCTTAGTGTGACCGGAGCGCTGGTTGGATCTGGTCTGATTGTCTGGATTGCCGAAGTATCGGGGAAAATTTTGCGAAAAGACACGATGGGGTACGGGGACGTCGTACTGATGGGTTGTATCGGCGCTTTCG is a window from the Cerasicoccus sp. TK19100 genome containing:
- a CDS encoding prepilin peptidase → MSLDEFHAINAAYPWFFAFWAFVFGACWGSFYNVVIYRVPAGKSVVKPGSHCYACNTPIKWYDNLPILSWCILRGKARCCGAPFSVRYAIIEAMTGLFYMTAWLVYSQHLGVVVAIWIFIALMICNAFIDYDTQYLHDAFTVWGMMIGVVLSALYPDLHQMGGSGDPIMLERLRSIALSVTGALVGSGLIVWIAEVSGKILRKDTMGYGDVVLMGCIGAFVGWKGAVFAIFGGSLLGSLVVLPLLMFNTLTGKNVRPGKTGHIDEDEEVDKGDQTSDSAIESSATDADKQSSGEEEEQLGIGSAIPFGPWLSLGALVYVLFVRKYVDQYFDSTIDLIFSPVRFY